In Amaranthus tricolor cultivar Red isolate AtriRed21 chromosome 5, ASM2621246v1, whole genome shotgun sequence, a genomic segment contains:
- the LOC130813645 gene encoding uncharacterized protein LOC130813645 — MGIDGDVNHRTGWLKWQAVTAVLCDKKFPSKLKGKFYRVAIRPALLYGSECWSIKKNFEHKMEWKPIFAILPRYAERSIEKMANPVKCNKGLAWPEIFFQGPTPTPKSVSIKDKLPNRSFQEHCGCKVDYYLRLILT, encoded by the exons atggggattGACGgtgatgtaaatcatcgtacgggttggctcaagtggcaaGCAGTCACCGCGGTGCTATGTGATaagaaattcccaagcaagttaaaaggaaaattctaccgggtgGCAATaagacctgctctgctatatggaAGTGAATGTTGGTCTATAAAGAAgaattttgaacataagatggaa TGGAAGCCTATCTTTGCTATCTTGCCAAGATATGCAGAAAGATCTATTGAGAAGATGGCTAATCCTGTAAAATGCAACAAGGGGTTAGCATGGCCCGAAATATTTTTCCAGGGACCCACTCCGACGCCTAAATCAGTATCAATCAAAGACAAATTGCCTAATAGGTCCTTTCAAGAGCACTGTGGCTGCAAGGTAGATTACTACTTAAGACTTATTTTGACGTGA